catttttctctgTTCAAAAATTCACGGCTTACCCAcaaattcacgatttcgtacccggtTTTTCCCCATTactcttaatgggagattctacattttccatttacgtccacatttttcatccaattcacttcaatccaacttcaatatattccaccaattcacgccatgagctcttccagctattcagttccaaaattcacgcgttacccgcaattcccgattttgtacccgattatttctattatgcaaaaaaatatatatgtcctgTCTTTTGTCATCTTCTACTTTGTCCAGgcaagcttttatttttattttttactagccACTTCAGCCTATGGCTCTGATTAACTCTTGTTAGCTGCACCAACTGATTCCAGCTCACTCGGTCTTTGGGCTTCACACCGGCTGCCAAGTAGCCGAAATGACCACATGACGCTCATTTAGCACGCAAAATCTGAATTGGTGGGTGACTTGCAAATTatggtctctctgagccaccgtagtgtAATAAATGCATGCGCTTCGCCACTATTCTACAATATagcgacatctagtggtcaCTTGTTGCACACTGTGACTTTAAAATGATCTTCATTGAAAAACAAAGCGTTTCtttcaaatgtaaaaacatTTCTTGGTGACCCCAAACTTTGAACGGTAGTGTATGTTCATAATTCCTAGCGCACTGGGTCTGATCTGTGTGATCTCTTGGACAATGCCTTCAGAATGTTGGACCAGGTGGTTTGATATCGACAACCCTGACAATCAGGGCGACTTTGAAAGGACTTGTAAAATTCGTCTGAGGTACCCATGGGAAATTTGTGACATGCCAATTGGTATCGAGGCTCTGACAACAGCTAATGCCACTGTGGATTCAACAGGCGATGTGATTCATGCGTAAGTCATAAACGCCTCAAATGTCTCCCGTacattatcttaaaaaaataaaataaaatctctagCGCACAACAACCAGGAAGTGAACTAACAAGATGCCCTCAAATACATTAATTCTCAGCTCCAACAATAACGGAAAGCTGAGAATAAAGCTGTCATTGCACTAATTGACCTCTAACTGTCTACGCAGCACTGACCCAGAAACAGGTTTCATCTGTAAGAATTCAGATCAGAATGGAGGACGGTGTTCTGATTATCAAGTGCGCTATAAGTGCCCCCTGAGTTTCTGCTATCCTCAAGGTAAgtcagtcatttttttatatatatatatatatatatatatatataattaaaataatcatgTCCACCAAACAGTGTGCTACACCGAGTGGTATAACGTCGACCAACCAAGTGGAACAGGTGACTTTGAGCTGCTATCGCGACTGAAGCCAAAGAATCCTGACATCTGCAAAAACCCTATCAGCGTCGAAGTCGTCACTGCTGATAATGACATCCCTTTTGCACACACCGGCCAGATAAGCTTCATGTAAGTTGTCTTGacggtaaaaaacaaacaaaaaaaaactgcactctgtgttttaagtgggccggaaTGCACCGGTATGGAGCTccggcacttaaaaaaaaaaaaattatatatataatatattgcaGTTTATACAGCATACTATACGActaaagcattttatttatttttcagataTAGCCTCTCTGAGGGATTTGCCTGTCGCAACGAGGACCAGAAGGACAAACGATGCTTGGACTACAAAATTCGTTTTGGATGCCTGTGCGAATGAAATGTCATCTGCTCAAAATATGCCTTCGCTAAGAGGTGTTAATGTGCtctgtcattattatttttgataagAAATATTTGCTGACACTATCGCTGAGAGTGTGCTGTGACAACATAGACATTTAGTTTTAAATTACCACTGATATGAAAATATAACCACATTTTAATATATTGCATAGTGCTTATGGTATACTTTATGAATTTTTCAGATCTCTGCGGGACTTGCCTGTCGCAATGAGGACCAGAAAGAAGAACAACGCTATGATTACAAAGTTCGCTCTGGATGCCCGTGCAAATGAAATATAATCGAGTCAAAAATCTGCATTTTGTAAGAGGTGTAACCTAACTCTGTGATTGCTATTCCTGATATAAGAAATATTTGACACCATTTAGACCTATCAATGATAATGTGTTGTGATTTTGAACAGTAgcatttcacttttattttcttcttcatgCTTATTCAATGGCTGTCCAACAACTAGCTTAAACAATCAATAAAAGGCATATTTAAAACAAAGTGTTATTTCATACTGCACTTTACACCAGGGGTGCCAAACCTACAGCccacgggccggatcaggcccacaaaggggtttaatccgctACAGTAGGGACCCATCTGGCAACAATAAGGAAGCAGAAGTGGTGGCAACAATACTTTATTTACATCATGTAAAGTGCTTAAGTGGTTGggttaaaaattacaaaatagacACTTTATTAGAATCACAAGTTTAAAAGGCAACCAAAACACACTAAACTTGAGGTCAATTGAAATCCAATGAAAATGTTAGTCATTCACACCAAACAAGTAAGGAAACAAAAACCGCAAAAATTACATACTACAAACACAACCAGCCAAAGTGCATCAGTGCTTTAAATTAATActacattttaagctaaaaggGACAAAAGAGAGCTTTAAATTTATGtaccaatgaatgaatgaatgaatgagagtTGGCTAAACAGTGACGGCTAGCTGCAACAAAACAACACTTAACACAATCGACGCTCCAACTGAGAAACTTTCCCAAGACCACTCCGTGACttcttaataaaaacaaacacgatATATGAAAAAAAGGACTAAATTCTAAGCCAACAAGTAATAAGGTGCTTTACCTACCTAGCGAGGGTCAACCGACTACACCGGTGTTTAACATCAGCTTGATTAGCTTGCTAACAAAGTGGGGCGGGATTTGACGGGGCTGATGCATTTAGGGaccgtcagaaaaaaaacgaacGTCCTATCTAACCACCTGGTTACAAAAGAAATCTCAAAgtctcaaaaaatatatatataaaaaaaaactaaaaaatgaacTACAActgattaaaattaataaataaataataataataataacagaccTACACTTCATTCACTGCCCCGCCCTATGGGCATCACATGATACAATTGAACAATTATATGTTTAGTTCTCCATGTAAATTGCATAAATTAAATATGCCCATGCAATATCGATGCATAGATTATAATTTTGcaattttgagagagagagagagagagagagagagagagagagagagagagagagagagagagagagagagagagagagagagagagagagagagagagagagagagagagagagagaatggtaATTGCCTACCCATAATGCTCTTGTCACCTGACCAATCAAAGGCGCCAAAACGCCCTATTTAAGACGTTCGTAAACGAGGTCAAATGTGTGGACTTCCACTTCTTCAACGGAGGGGACAGCGGCAACGGTCAAGCACAGCTCGGATGGTGAGTAGGACAGTTGTCGATGTATGCGGCAAACTGGTCGTAACTCGAAACAAGTAAGTGTTCGCTTTCAATCACGCTTGCCAAATTGTGAAGGAAATGGACGGTGCCTTGTCtcgtttttacgttttttttagcTAGTGGAAAAACGGCTAACAGATGCATGCTAACGTCACCGTTAAAGTGAGGAGGGATTCAACTCTCTATTTACTGTTTTTCTTGTCCGTATTTCCCACACTTAAGTCATTGTGAAGTTTGTTTGCCAGCAGCATTCAACAGAAATGCTAATCTTTTGAAGTATTACTATACTCCTAACTTTCTAATTGAATTGTGTTCAGCGAATTCCGTCAAGTTCTTTGGAGTTGCATTTCAGGCCACACTTTTTTCCATCGTTGACATCTACAGCATCCTGTAAGCATTTTGAGTTTCCTTGTATAGTTTGAATGTGCACTTGCAGTTAAGACTTGTTGAACCACCTTTTTTCTCTCTGAAGGAGAAGGAAGCCCCTTGCTGTCGAAATGACACATCCAGTGATCAAATGGGTAACGTATATCAACATTTACCCTTGTTAAAGAcatttgagacaaaaaaaaaaacaactttttgcaTGATGTTGTATTAGCAAGCACTAGTCTAAACCCGACATTCGGATTCATGTTGCGTCTGTGACAAATGAAGCAGATTCAAATTGCACATGCTTTGTCATTCCCCAGCAGAGGGCAGCACAGGACATAATTGCAGTGTCCTGAAATTGATAAATGGATGAATTAACCTGCTTAACGTTTCCACAAACCCAATATTGATCGGAATATCTGGTTTACGCTACAAAATTTATAGTTTGTATAACTATTATTCCAAAGAATAGATTGGCACGTGAATTGCAGTGAAACATAACATGATACTCTGCAGTTTCTAATAGTACATGTCCTTCTACAGTTGGGTGTCACGCTTGTGCTCCTTCATGCTGGTAAgatcctatttaaaaaaaaaaaaaatgcatccttGACCTGAATGCTTCTGCTCCAACGGTACAAAAATTCTTTCTTTCAATTTTTCTAGGAATTGGCGTGCAAGCCACCAGTAATGGTAAGCAGGCTACTCATTTGCTTGTGCATGTACTGCATGATGTGTatagaattttattttagacTGCTAATGTAGCGTTTGCATTGTACTATATGATGGCTACAGCAAAAAATGTGCAAGTACAACACGTAGCCATGTTTACATGATCTGATGATGGCATTAAGATGTCAGCAGGGAAAAAGTGACAATCTGCTTGCTGTGGCCTAAAAATATGTGCAATAATCTCTGATTGATCAGAATGTTGGACTCGATGGTTCGATCGCGACAACCCGTCTGGGACTGGAGACTACGAAACTCTTCCCGAGCTGCACAAAGAGAACCCAGACAAAATCTGCCAATATCCAATTCAAATTGAAGTCAAAACCAAATCTGGGGCCAATGTTGGATCAACGGGCGACGTCATTCATGTGTAAGTATGACATgtaatgcattttctttttttttttccttcccctttTAGCTTCTGATAGTTTTTGTTTCTGCAGATCTGACACACGCAGGGGATTCATTTGTAAAATTAGTGACCAGCCCAAAGGTTATTGTGCAGATTATCAAGTTCGTTTCTTGTGCCCTCTTGAATTCTGTCAACCTGAAGGTAACTTGACACATAATgcacaacagtttttttttatcttttttaattcatttctcaaaatgttttaaaggaaagaaatgtcatgttttcctcAACTTCAATTATCTATTTGTCCTCCAAACTGCCCCAACCACATTGGTCCTTCATTTGTTGATTCAATAGTTGGCATCAGTCTGCCATGTGCTGTGAATTGGTTTCAAATAAAGGTGGCAACAGGACGTAGTGCGGCTGACTGAAGAGGTTGCAAAATCTGCCTTGAAGTGGCTCATTGCATGCTATGAACGcttaaagttaaaaagaaaatggtgATCTCTTAACATGTTCAATTATTTATAATCAAGTACAATAGATATTGATGCATGATTTGAGCCTGTTGGTTCAACTTGAATAAAATGTCAACTTGATTTGGCTGTTCTGAGCCATCAAACTGCAGCGCCAAATGAGTCCTGTTAGCCAGGATCAgaggtgcccaagtccggtcctcgatcCAGCCGGTTTTCAATGGCTCTCTTTGCACAAGCATGATGATGATCctaatcatgaatcaggtgttggAGGACCCAACTTGGGCGCCCATGGTCAAGATGAATCGGCAGATTTGAGTGTTCATGTTTGGCCAAATGTGTATCGTGGTGGCGTTTTTCAAAAAGTTTGGCCTTGACTGTGTCGTCCCTGTTATAAAAGTGCAACTTTGAACTAGTTTGAACATGTTCTCTGATAACGGTAATAAGTGACAAAATGCTTATGACAAATTGTCTGACTGACTTTCAATGTTTGCTCCAGAATGTTGGACTCCGTTTTTCGATCGAGACGACCCGTCTAGGACTGGCGACTACGAAACGCTTTCCGATCTGCACAAAGAGAACCCGGGGAAGATCTGTGACCATCCAATTAAAATTGAGGTCAAAACCAAATCTGGCGACAGTGTTGGATCAACAGGCGACGTCATTCATGTGTAAGTATGAGATGAACTCGtgtttttgacttgttttagttttCCCCCACTGAGAGAAACTCGTCTCTGCAGGTCTGACGTGCACACAGGATTCGTTTGTCGAAATCAAGACCAGCCAAATAATGGACAATGTTCAGATTATAAAGTTCGCTTTTTGTGCCCCCTTCAATTCTGCAAGGCAAAAGGTAATTTTGCATGAAATATACTTTTGTATTTATCTGAAAATGCTTTCTTCAAAATGTGGTAATCACGTTGCATCAAATGCACATTTGAAACCAAAGGCAGTGTAGCTAATATAACAAACTTGCTAGTTTCACATTAGTCATCCACCTTTTGCTTTCTACTTGTGACTGAAGAATGTTGGACTCGGTGGTTCGATCGCGACAACCCGTCTGGGACTGGAGACTATGAAACGCTTCCCCGCCTGCACATAGAAAACCCTTCAAAAATCTGTGACCATCCCATCACAATAGAGGTCAAAACCAAATCTGGAGCCTTTGTTGGGTCAACTGGTGATGTGATTCGTGTGTAAGTACAAGATGAACAAATGGTGACTTGAAACACTTTTTGAGAAACtaatttttttgccatttctcACTCCAGAGCTGATGCGCACAAAggatttatttgtaaaaatgttgACCAGCCCAATGGTGATTGTGCAGATTATAAAGTTCGCTTCTTGTGCCCACTTGATTTCTGCGAGCCAAAAGGTAATCGTGTGTAAAATGATTAatttatctaaataaaataaattcatcaaTCCTTGCTCTGTACTCACGCCTGCTCCAGGATGTTGGACTCGTTGGTTCGATCGCGACAACCCGTCTGGGACTGGCGACTACGAAACGCTGACCCACCTGCGCAAAGCAAACCCATCAAAGATCTGTGACCAACCAATGAAAATTGATGTCAAGACAAAATCTGGAGCCAGCGTTGCTTCAACAGGAGACGTGATTCATGCGTAAGTGCAAGATGGGCTGGGCCATGTTGACTGATTAATttgcaatatgttctatgcagcaccactagtctaaacacaacagTCTGAATTATTGCTGTTTGTGGAGTAAGAATTGATCTGCTACTTCCTGTCGACTGCCAATGATTtcacagctcgcctgttttctgaagctgagcaggTGCCAAAATGGCCATCCTGCACACacttgtttagactagtggggcacaTGCAACactgatttatatatatatatttttttacttctgtTTACCTATTTTCAATTTGTCTCTTCCAGATCTGACACTCGCACCGGCTTCATTTGTAGAAATCGTGACCAGCCCCACAATGGCCGTTGTGCAGATTATCAAGTTCGTTTCTTGTGCCCGCTTGAATTCTGTGACGCTGAAGGTAATTTTGCACAACACTATTTCAgcatatgatttatttattttttaaatttgttaaaaattgtaattaaatgcCTGTTTATAAAACTACTTCAGCACAAGGAAAATGTGTCATGTTGCTGGTTAAACTTTCCTTTGTTTCTCCCCCAAACGGCCCCATGTTGGTTCACTTGGTTTTGATTGCAAGAAGTTGATACATTTTAGCCACCAATTCTCCCCCAGTTAGTACAATGATTCAGTTTCAGCATGCTGGAAAACAAAGTAGGCTTTACCAAACAAATGTATGTCCCCTCCCCCAGTGGAACCCAATTTTGTTCTCAATTTTAGTGTGCACGACTCCATGGTATGATCGCGACAACCCGAGTGGCACCGGCGACTACGAGACATTGAAGAAACTCTACGTTGAGAATCCAAATGAAATCTGCAAACCTCCACTCGGCATTGAGGTCCAAACTGTGGCTGGAAATTCTGTGGCATCGACGGGGGATGTCATTGCCTTGTAAGTACCACATCCAGTGCAAATGGTTTCTTTGTTGCACTGCATGTcaatcttttttcccccttattgAAAACCCTGTCATGGTGCCATTTTCTTTGATATTTTGCAGCATGGACACGACTACTGGTTTCATCTGTAAGAATGCTCACCAGGAGAGAGGACGCTGTTCAGATTATAAAGCTCGTTTCATATGTCCCATCAATTTCTGCAAAAAACGGGGATCATGATGTGAAATAAACTGAGCTTCAAGTCATTAATGTTTcatgtttgcttattttatcCATGAGAATTGCAATGCTATATTTTAATTCATTCCTTGACCAGTTTGAATCCTGAAATGTTCTTTAATATAAGTAACTAGAATCAAGCTTTTCATCtccaaattgtttgaattttgtgtctaaatacagtacaacAGAAGTGGGATAGACTTTACAGTGACTAAATGGCACAGTTGAGGGAGCCAAATCTGCtttgacatttaaaaagatgtaggatttagtggtgaactaatttAAAAACCCAGTATTTCAAGAATTGTATGAAATTCTACCAAATgaatatttatttcaatgtatACACAGCGTgattaaaattgccaaaatcatCACGATAAAAACTCTTGGACATGTTAAGTGCTCAATGTTGCCACCATTAGCAGCACAGGTCACATCAAGCTGATATAGAAGGACTTAATATTGGCTTGGTGTGTGTGTAGTGATGCCCAAATGAAGCTTTGCAGCCAATTGGTTTGCACATGTAGAGAAGCTTTCATTAGTGCTTCATTTACTCTGGTGTCAAGAAGTGTGGCTGTTTGCTTAGGACAAAGATATGAATGTGCTTGTTAGTAATTTTGGATGTGAACAAAGTACAAGTGTTTATGgctaatttgttcatttttatttagaaacTTGACCATGCAATTGAATGCTAATTAAGCAAATAGATAAATTAGGTGAAAATTACACAGTAATTATTAGTAACCAGTGAATGTCATTGaattgaatgcattaaatatgtgG
This genomic stretch from Festucalex cinctus isolate MCC-2025b chromosome 13, RoL_Fcin_1.0, whole genome shotgun sequence harbors:
- the LOC144033003 gene encoding mucin-5AC-like translates to MTHPVIKWLGVTLVLLHAGIGVQATSNECWTRWFDRDNPSGTGDYETLPELHKENPDKICQYPIQIEVKTKSGANVGSTGDVIHVSDTRRGFICKISDQPKGYCADYQVRFLCPLEFCQPEECWTPFFDRDDPSRTGDYETLSDLHKENPGKICDHPIKIEVKTKSGDSVGSTGDVIHVSDVHTGFVCRNQDQPNNGQCSDYKVRFLCPLQFCKAKECWTRWFDRDNPSGTGDYETLPRLHIENPSKICDHPITIEVKTKSGAFVGSTGDVIRVADAHKGFICKNVDQPNGDCADYKVRFLCPLDFCEPKGCWTRWFDRDNPSGTGDYETLTHLRKANPSKICDQPMKIDVKTKSGASVASTGDVIHASDTRTGFICRNRDQPHNGRCADYQVRFLCPLEFCDAEVCTTPWYDRDNPSGTGDYETLKKLYVENPNEICKPPLGIEVQTVAGNSVASTGDVIAFMDTTTGFICKNAHQERGRCSDYKARFICPINFCKKRGS